In Methanomassiliicoccales archaeon, a genomic segment contains:
- a CDS encoding amidohydrolase family protein, producing MIIDGHVHVWQRKMLPNSLLRAYLEPLLALDGVVLDMKLDREEDWPMSQVDATTLIECMDDAGVDRSVVLPLDFGMVEEPEVGVEAYNDWVFQCCRDACDRLVPFIGIDPARGKRAEELVNKYVKHCDAKGVKIYPATGYLPSEERIEYFWRLVEENDLIVVTHGGASWGPLDDKYTHPILFKDVLERHPELRLVIAHLGGKFRAETYELAKLFPNVYADCSALQGWLPSEPDMCKSRLKEAIASMPGRVIFGSDWPLFDMAYPYTYWVRFVREEKWSSAEEIERVMGGTMARLLRL from the coding sequence ATGATCATCGATGGCCATGTGCACGTCTGGCAGCGGAAGATGCTTCCGAACTCACTATTGCGAGCCTATCTGGAACCATTGCTGGCATTGGACGGTGTGGTGCTGGACATGAAGCTGGATCGGGAGGAGGATTGGCCCATGTCCCAGGTCGACGCCACCACTTTGATCGAATGCATGGACGACGCTGGGGTCGACCGGTCGGTGGTACTGCCCTTGGACTTCGGCATGGTGGAAGAGCCGGAAGTGGGCGTGGAGGCGTACAACGATTGGGTCTTCCAGTGCTGTCGCGACGCCTGCGATCGGTTGGTCCCTTTCATCGGCATCGATCCGGCCAGAGGAAAACGGGCGGAGGAACTGGTGAACAAGTACGTCAAGCACTGCGATGCCAAAGGGGTCAAGATATACCCTGCCACTGGCTACCTTCCGAGCGAGGAACGGATCGAATATTTTTGGAGACTGGTGGAGGAGAACGATCTGATCGTGGTGACGCACGGAGGGGCGAGCTGGGGCCCGCTGGATGACAAGTACACCCACCCCATCCTGTTCAAGGACGTCCTGGAGCGGCATCCGGAGCTGCGACTGGTGATCGCGCACCTGGGGGGCAAGTTCCGGGCAGAAACGTACGAGTTGGCGAAGCTCTTTCCCAACGTCTACGCGGACTGCTCCGCCCTGCAGGGATGGCTGCCGAGCGAGCCAGACATGTGCAAATCTCGGCTAAAAGAGGCCATAGCGAGCATGCCCGGCCGGGTCATCTTCGGGTCCGACTGGCCTCTCTTCGATATGGCCTATCCCTACACCTACTGGGTGCGTTTCGTGAGGGAGGAGAAGTGGTCGTCTGCGGAAGAGATAGAAAGGGTGATGGGCGGTACCATGGCCCGTCTGCTTCGTTTGTGA
- a CDS encoding non-heme iron oxygenase ferredoxin subunit gives MTKVKTGKMSDIPPNRMIAVDVRDRKILVANIDGGLYAMDGLCTHAAGHLWEGKLVGTTVKCPKHGSEFDVRTGKVIKGPWVPFGKALDLRTYVVNVEGDEIFVNMI, from the coding sequence GTGACCAAGGTGAAGACCGGCAAGATGAGCGACATACCGCCCAACCGCATGATAGCCGTGGATGTGCGGGACCGAAAGATACTGGTCGCGAATATTGACGGTGGGCTCTACGCCATGGACGGACTGTGCACGCATGCCGCCGGTCATCTGTGGGAAGGGAAGCTTGTTGGCACCACGGTCAAGTGCCCCAAGCACGGATCGGAGTTCGACGTGCGCACGGGCAAGGTGATCAAAGGTCCGTGGGTCCCGTTTGGGAAAGCCTTGGACCTGAGAACCTACGTGGTCAACGTGGAAGGCGATGAGATTTTCGTCAACATGATTTGA
- the purF gene encoding amidophosphoribosyltransferase, which yields MTDKPKHFCGVAGMALTTNVVPLLRKSLRVLQHRGQESAGIAVFDVRIRSLKGMGLVREVLTPASLSNMKGNSGIGHVRYSTTGSSCAENCAPIVVTTLQGEVALAHNGDIVNADKVRAKLQAEGWAFLTTTDSEIIVRLMANELSQNPDPIRAIKNTMRIIDGAYSITAMFGGRVFGMRDPLGFRPLCIGRLRDGYGLASESAVFDVLQGEFIRDVAPGEIVEITPQGFQSHSIPAMPHRAHCMFEWVYFARPDSIIDGLEVYTSRKRLGQILAEEHPCDADVVVPVPDSGRAHALGYAEVAGLPYEEGFMKNRYVERTFIMPEQTARDESVLLKLNPIRSTIRGKRVVIVDDSIVRGTTMRRIVQMTRRAGAKEVHVRIGCPPVRAPCYYGIDMKTREQFAATNRTPEEIARLITADSVGYTSVQGLVRALGLPEGDLCMACLTGEYPSNVPGEKMRFQRKLDV from the coding sequence GTGACCGACAAGCCCAAACATTTCTGCGGCGTTGCCGGTATGGCGCTGACCACTAACGTAGTCCCGCTTCTCAGGAAATCGCTGCGCGTCCTCCAGCACCGCGGGCAGGAGAGCGCCGGCATCGCCGTCTTCGACGTACGGATTCGATCGTTGAAGGGCATGGGCCTGGTGCGCGAGGTCCTCACTCCCGCCTCATTGAGCAATATGAAAGGGAACAGCGGCATCGGTCATGTGCGCTATTCTACCACCGGTTCTTCCTGTGCCGAGAACTGCGCCCCCATCGTCGTCACCACTCTACAAGGGGAAGTGGCCTTGGCGCACAACGGCGACATTGTGAATGCCGACAAGGTGCGCGCCAAGCTGCAGGCCGAGGGCTGGGCGTTCCTGACCACCACCGACTCGGAGATCATCGTGCGCCTGATGGCGAACGAGCTGAGCCAGAATCCAGATCCCATCCGGGCGATCAAGAACACCATGCGCATCATCGACGGCGCCTACTCGATCACGGCCATGTTCGGCGGGCGGGTCTTCGGTATGCGCGACCCATTGGGCTTCAGGCCCCTCTGCATCGGCAGGCTGCGCGACGGCTATGGTCTGGCCTCCGAGAGCGCGGTCTTTGACGTGCTCCAGGGAGAGTTCATCAGGGACGTGGCGCCGGGCGAGATCGTGGAGATCACTCCGCAAGGCTTCCAATCGCATTCCATCCCGGCCATGCCGCACCGGGCTCACTGCATGTTCGAGTGGGTGTACTTCGCCCGCCCGGACTCGATCATCGACGGGCTCGAGGTGTACACTTCGAGGAAGCGGCTAGGTCAGATACTGGCCGAGGAGCATCCATGCGACGCCGATGTGGTGGTGCCCGTGCCGGACTCTGGTCGCGCCCATGCTCTGGGCTACGCAGAGGTCGCCGGCCTCCCCTACGAAGAGGGGTTCATGAAGAACCGCTACGTGGAGAGGACGTTCATCATGCCGGAACAGACCGCGCGAGATGAGAGCGTCCTGCTCAAGCTCAATCCCATCCGATCCACCATCCGAGGCAAGCGCGTGGTCATCGTGGACGACTCCATCGTCCGGGGCACGACCATGAGGCGCATCGTGCAGATGACCAGGCGGGCCGGTGCAAAGGAAGTGCACGTGCGCATCGGTTGCCCTCCGGTCCGGGCTCCATGCTACTATGGCATAGACATGAAGACCCGGGAGCAGTTCGCGGCCACCAATCGAACCCCGGAGGAGATCGCCCGTCTCATCACCGCGGACAGCGTCGGCTATACATCCGTCCAGGGCCTGGTGCGAGCTCTCGGATTGCCGGAAGGCGACCTCTGCATGGCCTGTTTGACCGGCGAGTACCCATCCAATGTTCCGGGCGAGAAGATGCGCTTCCAGAGGAAGCTGGACGTCTGA
- a CDS encoding 50S ribosomal protein L37e yields the protein MGKGTPAMGKMGSKKTHIPCRRCGKHAYNVRKGACASCGYGKTAKWRSYNWAKTH from the coding sequence ATGGGAAAGGGCACACCCGCGATGGGTAAGATGGGCAGCAAGAAGACTCACATCCCTTGCCGCCGCTGTGGCAAGCACGCATACAACGTCAGGAAGGGCGCCTGCGCCTCCTGCGGCTACGGGAAGACGGCCAAGTGGAGATCGTACAACTGGGCCAAGACGCATTGA
- a CDS encoding YkgJ family cysteine cluster protein: MQDRELPLDLSELQGRKFVCVDQCQLCCLCQPELLSSEVPFFKNHFPERLVVRRTPHKHTALALKKGGGPCTFLEGGRCSVYPNRPHYCRQFPFHVYLGERVQVELDLSCRGVWMERGEDATLLGLRLVEENRSTVARGLQDSSEIYEQFRNNCQDAELELEPQRLRADLEAKMEHLADPFYLGRMLEMSVEDEEMALPAAFQGDENSWEELRQAAMETSLESLNSKDPFSSPVYCDPQGGWNIFMSQDGELDLYVMGEEGDLQRAQGIDPLKVPLLRPEGEGKKFFLDYLRILNRRDSMLGHAYYLLDDLGYEDHLPNVYYGSIATAAVDLLWRSSLLAHVAGEVLRYDGVREGIIYYDMDRLDAPTIGAFI; this comes from the coding sequence TTGCAAGACCGCGAGCTACCCCTTGACCTTTCCGAACTGCAGGGAAGGAAGTTCGTTTGTGTCGATCAGTGCCAGCTATGTTGCCTATGCCAACCTGAACTGCTCTCGTCAGAAGTCCCCTTCTTCAAGAACCACTTCCCTGAGAGATTGGTGGTCCGGCGGACCCCGCACAAGCACACCGCCCTGGCACTGAAGAAAGGGGGAGGTCCATGCACTTTCTTGGAGGGAGGGAGATGCTCGGTCTATCCCAACCGCCCACACTACTGTCGGCAGTTCCCGTTCCACGTCTACCTGGGGGAGAGGGTACAGGTCGAACTGGACCTCTCTTGCCGGGGGGTCTGGATGGAGCGAGGGGAGGATGCCACCCTTTTAGGCCTGCGGCTGGTGGAGGAGAACCGCTCGACCGTCGCTCGCGGCCTGCAGGATTCCAGTGAGATCTACGAACAGTTCCGGAATAATTGCCAGGATGCCGAACTGGAGCTAGAGCCGCAGCGACTGAGGGCCGATCTGGAGGCGAAGATGGAGCATTTGGCCGATCCGTTCTATCTGGGTCGGATGCTGGAGATGTCCGTGGAGGATGAGGAGATGGCCCTTCCGGCTGCGTTCCAGGGGGATGAGAATAGCTGGGAAGAATTGCGACAGGCGGCCATGGAGACCTCGCTGGAATCGCTCAACTCCAAAGACCCCTTCTCCTCGCCGGTATACTGCGATCCCCAAGGGGGATGGAACATCTTCATGAGCCAGGATGGGGAGCTCGACCTGTACGTGATGGGGGAGGAAGGCGATCTGCAGAGAGCGCAAGGGATCGATCCCCTCAAAGTGCCTCTTCTCAGGCCGGAGGGAGAGGGAAAGAAGTTCTTCCTGGACTACCTGCGCATACTGAATCGCAGGGACAGTATGCTCGGCCACGCCTACTACCTCCTCGACGACCTAGGGTACGAGGACCACCTGCCCAACGTCTACTACGGCTCGATCGCCACCGCCGCGGTCGACCTGCTTTGGAGGAGCTCGCTCCTCGCTCATGTCGCAGGAGAAGTGCTGAGATACGATGGCGTGCGTGAGGGCATCATCTACTACGACATGGACCGCCTGGATGCACCGACGATCGGCGCATTCATTTGA
- a CDS encoding small nuclear ribonucleoprotein (Enables 3` processing of polyadenylated mRNAs and tRNA precursors), with amino-acid sequence MLKPLAVLNQAINSQVIVELKGNREYRGVLDGYDPHMNVVLKNAEELINNEVVRKLPVTIVRGDNVIYISP; translated from the coding sequence ATGCTAAAGCCTCTCGCGGTACTGAACCAGGCGATCAATAGCCAGGTCATCGTGGAGCTCAAGGGCAACCGGGAGTACCGAGGAGTGCTAGACGGGTACGACCCGCATATGAACGTCGTCCTCAAGAATGCTGAAGAACTCATCAACAACGAGGTCGTGAGGAAGCTCCCGGTCACCATCGTCCGCGGGGACAACGTCATCTACATTTCACCATAA
- a CDS encoding nitroreductase family protein, with protein sequence MEVIDAIHARRATRTIDSRPVEEEKVASLVEAMRLAPSCINSQPWRVVVCRDQEALGKAKTALSKGNVWGTPAPVIFVLAAKLEEDCHLSDHRDYFLFGCGLAVGEMLLRATELGLIAHPIAGYDPLIHKKELGIPDDHVVITTIIIGYPGTDRSLLSDKQKAQELVRPERKPVGDNFFEGKWGVPFEG encoded by the coding sequence ATGGAAGTCATCGACGCAATTCATGCTCGTAGGGCCACGCGCACCATAGATTCGAGACCGGTGGAGGAAGAGAAGGTCGCAAGCCTGGTGGAGGCGATGCGATTGGCACCTTCATGCATCAACAGCCAACCTTGGAGAGTGGTCGTGTGCCGGGACCAGGAAGCGCTCGGCAAGGCGAAGACGGCTTTGTCGAAAGGCAACGTCTGGGGGACACCCGCTCCCGTCATCTTCGTCCTCGCCGCGAAGCTGGAAGAGGACTGCCACCTCTCCGACCACCGTGATTACTTCCTTTTCGGCTGCGGTCTGGCCGTGGGAGAGATGTTGCTTAGGGCGACTGAGCTAGGATTGATCGCCCACCCCATCGCTGGCTATGACCCACTGATACACAAGAAGGAGCTGGGCATTCCCGATGATCACGTGGTCATCACCACCATCATCATCGGCTATCCAGGAACGGACCGATCCCTGCTCTCGGACAAGCAGAAGGCCCAGGAGCTCGTTCGACCGGAAAGGAAGCCAGTAGGGGACAACTTCTTCGAAGGGAAGTGGGGCGTTCCGTTCGAAGGATAG